CACATGACTAGCCTGTTGACACCCATGGGACTATTCACCTGAGTAGCTCCTCATCAGACTCTCTCTCTCGTAGGTACTTATGTGCCCCCCattacctgagcacctcacaattctTAATGTATTTACCCTTGTCACACACCTGTGGGTtggggcagtgctattatccccattacaTGATGGAAAGCTTAGGCACAAAGGGGGTAAGTCACTTGCTCAAGGTGCCATAGGAAGTCTGCAGTAGAGCAGGAAAGCGAACCCAAGCTCTCCAAGTCCAAgtgttggtcctcctttgagcagggggttggactagatgacctcctgaggtctcttccaaccctgatattctatgattctaagtcctaGTCTAAtaccctaaccattgggccatccttcctccacTGAGTAGGGGCTTCACAACCTGGTCCTATATAAGCTTTTACTTTTTCCACCATGACCACTTTGTGGCTTTTCTTAAAAACTGCCATGGCCAAAGAGTCACCCTCACTCTCTATCGCTGAAGCACTCTGCACCCAATGGAATGCTCATGACTATATTTATCCACCTTTcatgttgtttttaaattgcttttagcGTGTGATGTTTCCTTATCTCAaacaagagaaaggaaaaaggaagaagtCTATTTCTGCCATCTCTTTCCTTCTGCAACAAATTTCCCCTACCCAAGCTTTCTAAAAagcttttgtgtttttaaaattagccCTGTGAGGTGTTCTTGGGAAAGTTGCACTCCATACGATGAAACAGTCACAAGGGAGCGGGTTGTTTCTATAAACACAAGGCTGAGTTGAGTGAGTCTTCTGGCTGGTGTTCTGCTACTGCGTGAGGGCGAATGGGGTAGGAAGCCTCTAAAGAAACATGCCACCACCACCAGGGACTCTGTGCTGGACATTTCAGATAGAATTGTTTCCCATCCCATCTGGGCCTACATTCAAGTAATTTCAGAGTTGGTTTGTGCAGCTCTCTTAAAGGAAGAAGAAATTGGCTTACTCTAAAAGCATTGCCCATGCTCCCCCTCCTTATCAGTTAGATATTTGTTTTGCACAGTGTGGTCCAAGTAACTAAAGAGTTAAACATTTAACCATGTGAGCTGACTTTTCTAATATGCTCACGCACTTTTTGTTCTTTGCCGGCAAAATGTCCAAGGCAAGTATATAAAATGGGCAGTAGGGTGCAAACTCAGCTTGACCATGTGCATTGGGTATTGTGCATGGAAAATATGGGGCTGAATGCACATGCTATAATTGCTGTATTTTTATTGACCCATGCCCATGTAAATTGCTGTATTTTTATTGACTAAAAGTATCTGAGAGAACACGAGGATACATTGTTACAATTAATGTTCTACTCTGCACTAGCATTCATGTAATTAGCCTGGAAACAAAGTCCATACTGGAAGCTGCTGGAAAAGTCTGATGGTTTTTGAAAGCTAGTTAGATTTCTCTTTTGATTTCTAGCGCTCCTTGggaaaatattttgctgaataaaATTTCACAACATTGTTAAGGCGATCCAAAGCGGTGTGTTGTGATTCTTCAATCTCCCTAGCCTCTGAgacctgtggcagggaaaacacaaaGAATATAAACTATGAGGGTGGCACAGAACAGTAAGTTTACAGACGTAACAAATCCTTGCTTCGTTGCTGCTCTCCCAcacaaattcatagattccaaggtcagaagtgACCCTTCTGTTCAtcaagtctgatctcctgtacaacaCAAGCCATGGAAagtccccaaaataatccctcttTCAACGACAgcagattaaaaaacaacaacactgataCAACACATTGTAAATCAAGTGCTGGGTGTTGACCTTATTGGGATGTGCATGAGAGTTGTTTGCAGTGAGCATCCAGGCTGAGGGATCCCTGGCCAAGACATCTCCCCTTCAGCTGTTTGACCCTGTCCTGGACACTCATCTCCCATCCTAATTACACCCCGAGATCCTAAATCACGGTAAAAATGTCAACCTGGCTTGAGAAAGGGGAACACTTTGTTCCCAGCCAGCATGCTGTATAATAATATTCTGTATCTTTGCTTTGTGTCACCAGCACAGTGGCTTTGATTTCAGAAAGCTTGGAACTTATCATTCTTATGCAAGCCTTCAAGGGGGGGATATGAAAGGCATATACAACAGGTATACATTATGTCACAAAGAGTTTCCAAGCAGCTGGGAAGACTCATGGATAGCGAGATATCTCAGGAATGTCCCTCATTGGTTAAACACACGGATACAGGATGAACTCCTGcttgcactgagcatggttgggGCACTGGGAAACTTTTTATTATTGGAGTGCTgaaagctattgaacaaaactgtaaaccctgtatgatGGAAGCCATGCATTCAGTTGTGATTATGTTAACACATGTTAGTAAAAAGAAGTCTGCATCAACATGTTGATCTACGTAAGTAAAAAATGCTTTAACCACAGTCCTTGCTACAGTATTAACATGCTAACCATAAAACGTTTAGAGCAAACAAATCGAAAAGCAGTGTATAATTGCTTATATCTTGCCATTTAGAAACATCTTACTTATTTGTCAAAAAAGCCAGGTTGAACAGGTATCTTTGACTTAGAGTAGTCATTGTAGTCAAGGACAGTCAGAAGGCTCCAAAGCTTACTTGTGCTCTGATGTCAGGACCatactggggggagaggtacAGTTTGCTGCTCCCCTCCACCATACAGAGAGATGAGCTGGAATCACAAAGTTTAGAGCCCTTCATATGTGAGGATTCTCTTCTTTGTCAAAGTGAATGCAATGCAGGGCCGAACTAGGGGAGCACAGGTGTGAATGTAAGTCTTCGCTCCACCCTCAGTCTGGGCAATGGCAGTGCAAACATTCTCTACCACACATCAGTTTTCCAGCACAATCCTTTCCTGGACCACACGGTTTTGTTGGCAGAATTACCAAAATTGGTGAACAAGAGAATCAGGGTGGCTAGAATATATGCAGCCTTTAATAAGGCATTTGATGATGGTAAAGTCACCTTTCATCCACAGATGGAAATACTGAgcactattaaaaataataatattttgcatgttCTTATTTCAATCCATCCAAGATTCTCCAAGCATTTTACAGACATGCATGAATGGATCTTTGCTACATTCCTTTAAGTAGTATTTTCCCTGTTGCGCAGGGAAGTTGAAGCATGAACTTAAGAACAGaagaacgtccatactgggtcagaccaaaggtccatccagcccagtaacctgtctgtcaacagtggccaatgccaggtgctccagaggtcatgaacctaacaggtaatgatcaagtgatctctctcctgccatccatctccaccctctgacaaacagaggctagggacaccattccttacccatcctggctaatagccattaatggacttaacctccatgaatttatccagttctcttttaaaccctgttatagtccctagccttcacaacctcctcaggcaaggagttccacaggttgactgtgtgctgagtgaagaagaacttccttttatttgttttaaacctgctaccaattaatttcatatggtggcccctagttcttatattgtgggaacaagtaaataacttttccttattcactttctccacaccatgattttatatacctcgatcatatccccccttagtctcttcttttccaaactgaaaagtcctagcctctttaatctctcctcatatgggacccgttccaaacccctaatcattttagttgcccttttctgaaccttttctaatgccagtatatcttttttgagatgaggggaccacatctgtatgcagtattcaggatgtgggcgtaccatggatttatataagggcaataagatattctccatgttattctctatctcttttttaatgattcctaacatcccatttgcttttttgactgctgctgcacactgcatggacgtcttcagagaactatccacgatggcTCCAatatctttctcctgattagttgtagctaaattagcccccatcatattgtatgtatagttggggttattttttccaatgtgcattactgtacatttatccacattaaatttcatttgccattttgttgcccaatcacttagttttgtgagatctttttgaagttcttcacagtctgctttggtcttaactatcttgagccgtttagtgtcatctgcaaactttgccacctcactgtttaccccttctccagatcatttatgaataagccGAATAGTATtgatcctaggactgacccttggggaacaccactagttacccctctccatttattcctaccctttgttccctgtcttttaaccagttctcaatccatgaaaggatcttccctcttatcccatggcaacttaatttacataagagcctttggtgagggaccttgtcaaaggctttctggaaatctaagtacactatgtccactggatcccccttgtccacatgtttgttgaccccctcaaagaactctaacagattagttagacatgatctccctttacagaaaccatgttttgtgcaacaatttatgttcttctatgtgtctcacaattttattctttactattgtttcaactaatttgcccagtactgacgttagcccgtaattgccaggatcacctttagataccttcttaaatattggtgttacattagctatcttccagtcattgggtacagtagctgatttaaaggacaggttacaaaccctagttaatagttctgtaatttcacatttgagttctttcagaactcttgggtgaatgccatctggtcctggtgacttgctACTGTTACAGAGTCACCGGGTCAATGCTCTGAAACTGCTCCATACGAAGTCAGTCAGGACTCTtggggagcatgcctcctctctctgagcatactgtctccagggcaagaagcttacacagctttgaccttcctgggtctgacctcggagcattcagcatccccttccacaccatgtGCTTCCCACTGCGAGTCTGCACCCCAGCTCCACAGttagacatgactctcagcctgccgataaaacagaaggtttattcgtcgacaggaacacagcatagaacagaacttgttagcacagaaatcagtgactttcagccaagtccatcttgcgGGGAacggagcccagagccagggctctggtctTCCCCCTCAGCCCCAAGACAATCAAGACTGACTTGCTTCCAGCTgaatggcccctgccctgcccatagcgcctcctctggcctttgtctcccttcccgggccaagagtcacctggttgcatccccctcctgggtctcaggttacaaaggATGCGGCTATAGCAtcagtgcaggcagctggagcagcctccgcAAAAGTCACAcccccttattcccaccacctagacattggtgcaatacacagggaaactgagacacacacagcattcatgcaaaacagtgaGACTCACATACAACACaaaaagggaaaatccccacttcccCACACCTACATAGGGAAATAGTATTGAATAATGGGATCTTCGAACTAGCAGCGAAAGATATGATGTGATCCAACGAATTGAAGCTGAAGCTAgctaaattcagactggaaataaggcacacacttttaacaatgagagtaatagactattggaacaatttacccagggctgcggtggattctccttcactgacaatttttaaaatcaagatgggatgttctTCTAGCcggtctgctctaggaattattttgcagaAAGTCTCTGGTCTGTTACACAGAAGTTCAAATTAGAAGataacaatggtcccttctggccttggaatctaataATGTATGAATCTCCATGTCTCTGCAAAACTCTCttcattttgttatttatatcttcccttccccacctgaTTTGTCTGTTTTGTCCTCCGATTGCATCCTCTCTGGCACACGAACTGTAATGTCCTTTGTGACCTGTGTGTACAGCCGCTGGCACAATGATCCCTGACTGGGGTGTAGGCTTACTACGAATAATAATGATGACCTTTTGACTCCAATTCCTGAGCATAAGCCACattccttttctgaaaaaaaattctatgtTTAAGGATCATTCTCCCATAGAAATTAGGTTGCGTCTAATAATTACCACCTAACTTTTCAAAcctgaagttaggctcctaaatccacagCCAACAGCCAGAGTACCAGAAGtgctgtcagtgggagctgctggtggtcagcacctctgaaaatcagacctactgttatttaaatgcttaaaaatgGTGGCAGCAGCTGGATCCTAGTTCCAtggaagtgaatggcaaaatattattgatttcagtgatgtaGCGTCAAGCCTTTAGGGAGATTAAGCAAATGTTGAGAACTGTACGAGTAGATTAAGAGCAATGAATGGACTAGGTGGTATCCATTAGGAGCTATGGTAGCTATTACCAACTATTACTATTCTAGCCATGATGAGAATTCCCTGACTTGGAAAGTGCAGTCCTAAGCACTGGGACTTAATCTCTGATGCCTTAAATGGTCTTTGTAAACTCTCCTTCTGTGGTTGTGGTGCCGTTATGGAAGAATCTTAATGATGGCCTAGCCCGGTGTCTAGAATATCTTTAATAGTTCGGCTCTTTTGTTGCCTGCCAGTTCGTTTTGTATGAAAAATGCAATGAAAAGGAAATAGAATGAGAAATGACGACTCTGGAAAGTGAGCAGATAGCAAATGTTATTCACATTACAGTAATGAATCCCCacctttttgtgtgttttgggcactgcttttttttcttttgtctcttgtTTTGGATCATTCGGGAAGACTGGATCGGGATGAGCTGGCTAAAAGGAAATTGCAGAAATGGTGTGGAATGAAAAGGGATTTGTTCTCTTTAGCATGTCTTGGTCTGTGTATCTGAAAGGCTTCTGGGTGTGGTTTGATCTTGTGGCTGCATCTGTGTGAGCTGAACACatgcctctctctcctctctctttctttctctctctctctctctcacacacacacacacgatagtGCAGCAAAAGTTCGTCTGTCTTCCCTGAGCTTTGACTTATTTCTTACATTACTCGGAACTTGGTGCAAACATTGCAAAAAGGCTCCATAAACATAGCACCCGGGTCAACACTGCCAAGTCTTGGGGCAGCAGCACCATTTGGGTTCGTTACCTAGAATTTCCCAGGTCCACGTGTGTCCAGGCTACCGTGGAGACACCATGTTCAGCCGCTGGGGACTGTGGCGTACATAGCTCCACATCAGCACAATTAGGCTTTATGGACCAACTCTAGCCTTGGCAGAAGTGggtgtaactcccattgaagtcagttcaCCAGCTTGCACCTGCACTGAATTTGGATCTACGCTGCTGGATGCTGGTTGAGACTGTTCAAAGATCTCTAACCCTGAAATGCTGTATAAACCCACCTCGCCCCATCTTCTACTGCTGTATGAACCCACATTTAGGTCAAAGTCATTTAGCACAACTTTAAGTGAGATTTTCTCATCCCTAAATTAAGCACTTTGTCATCACCAACAGGGATGGGGTAAAGGCGCATCATGCCTCTGTCTGCCTGGAGTAACTCCTTCTGGTAAATGCATGAGGCCAGGCTGTACAGGCTCTGGAAGGAGCTGTGGTTGATGCGGTCTCAACCACGAAGCAGGGTCTTTGGCTGTGGTATAGAGCAAGAGGAAGCATTAGAGAAGGGTGAGGTGCACCCTATGCCCAGTGCAGCTGGTGCTATTGTGATGGGTTTCTGGGGTCCCCATTGTCTTGCCCTATTTGCTCTTCTGCACATAGACCCCGCACCTGAGCAAAATAACTTCTCTCTCTTTAATGGGCCATAAGGTGTTTCTGCCTCAGAGGTCCAGCCCTCCCCATGTCTGCTCCTTCAATAACAATTCCAATCCGTGCTGGCCTGGAGCCCCATCCAGCCCTTATTGAACCCAACTGGAGACTTTTCATTGGCTTTAACAGGAGCTAGACTGGCCTCTAGAGGCAAGTGACAATGTTGAATGATGACTAGGTCCTTCCCCATTAGCAGCTTGGAGCTAAGCACTGGGAAGACATTTATTTCACATAAAAAAATTGGCACTGATGTCAGCACCCCAAATCTTTACATCTCACAGCTCACTAACAGCTAGAACTAATTTTGGACAGGTTTGTCTGAACTTGCCTGCAGGATTGCCAGGTCTGAAACACACGTTCTGTGGAAATTGCTGCTATTTTATGGTATGTTAATGCTTAAAAATATACCTTCTGTGCAGTTTCCTCACAGAGATGAATCCAGAAGCAGTTCGGTATGTAATTATAGCTTCTTATATCAGGGCATCTCCCTTCTGACATTTGTTCCAGTCTCggaatgtttctttttaatgcaTGTACTGAAATGAACTGAAACGTCAGAAGATGATTCACAAGGAAAACTGAAGAGGGTGCCAGCTGCCCACACGCCCCTGTCTGAACAgccgtgctgctgctgctccttggaCAGCCGTAGAGCATGCCACAGACCAGTTGTTTGCTAGAAGCGGTGCTGGATCCATTTGAGAAAGAGCCTGGACAAAATAAGAAACAATGTTTTTATTTCTCACCGCTGTCTTTTTTGCTCCTGGGTTTCTCCTTCATGCCATGGGATGGGACTGATGATGTGGATACCGTATTTTGGTAAACCAAGGACAGTTTTTCACTTAGCATCCATATCAGATTACTTACTAGGTAAAGTCGCTGGGGATCCCCCACCACTGAATCAAAGAGGAGACATGAATAAGGCTGTCAGAACTGTGATTTGAGAAAGGGGC
The window above is part of the Chelonia mydas isolate rCheMyd1 chromosome 2, rCheMyd1.pri.v2, whole genome shotgun sequence genome. Proteins encoded here:
- the LOC119565433 gene encoding uncharacterized protein LOC119565433, with product MPKFFFSFFFPPSLPLPSETLISAAIFKRLFKILIKECFGVPQEFYHHLVTLYVVIQHASWAARFYRISLSLDSTKKQGSFSNGSSTASSKQLVCGMLYGCPRSSSSTAVQTGACGQLAPSSVFLVNHLLTFQFISVHALKRNIPRLEQMSEGRCPDIRSYNYIPNCFWIHLCEETAQKPAHPDPVFPNDPKQETKEKKAVPKTHKKAESHV